A single region of the Rhodococcus sp. W8901 genome encodes:
- a CDS encoding NAD(P)-dependent alcohol dehydrogenase — MLTVSAYAANSADAPLEKTTIERRDVGPHDVLIEIKYAGICHSDIHTARNEWGATSYPVVPGHEIAGIVTEVGSEVTRHAVGDRVGVGCFVDSCRACASCKAGEEQYCENGVVDTYNTVGRDGKRTAGGYSTHVVVNEEFVLSIPDGLALDVAAPLLCAGITLYSPLAHWGAGPGKKVAIVGLGGLGHIGVKIAHAMGAEVTVLSQSLSKKDDGVRFGADHYYATAEKETFKTLRGRFDLILNTVSVNLDMDRYLSMLAVDGTLVELGLPENPISVRGFSLLKNRRSLAGSLVGGIPQTQEMLDFCAAHGIGAEIEVIPAEKINEAYDRVVASDVRYRFVIDAATF, encoded by the coding sequence ATGCTTACCGTCTCCGCCTACGCCGCGAACTCTGCCGACGCGCCCCTCGAGAAGACCACCATCGAACGTCGTGACGTCGGTCCGCACGACGTCCTCATCGAGATCAAGTACGCGGGTATCTGTCACTCGGACATCCACACCGCGCGCAACGAGTGGGGTGCGACCAGCTATCCCGTCGTGCCGGGCCACGAGATCGCCGGCATCGTCACCGAGGTCGGATCCGAGGTGACCCGGCACGCCGTCGGTGACCGCGTCGGCGTCGGCTGCTTCGTCGACTCGTGCCGCGCCTGCGCCAGCTGTAAGGCCGGTGAGGAGCAGTACTGCGAGAACGGCGTCGTCGACACCTACAACACCGTCGGTCGTGACGGAAAGCGCACGGCCGGTGGATATTCCACGCACGTCGTCGTGAACGAAGAGTTCGTTCTGTCGATCCCCGACGGCCTCGCGCTCGATGTCGCGGCACCGCTGCTGTGCGCCGGCATCACGCTGTACTCGCCGCTCGCCCACTGGGGTGCCGGCCCGGGTAAGAAGGTCGCGATCGTCGGCCTGGGCGGTCTCGGCCACATCGGCGTCAAGATCGCGCACGCGATGGGCGCCGAGGTGACCGTGCTCAGTCAGTCGCTGAGCAAGAAGGACGACGGCGTGCGCTTCGGCGCCGACCACTACTACGCGACCGCGGAGAAGGAGACCTTCAAGACGCTGCGCGGCCGGTTCGACCTGATCCTCAACACCGTGTCGGTGAACCTCGACATGGACCGGTACCTGTCGATGCTCGCGGTCGACGGCACCCTCGTCGAGCTGGGGCTGCCCGAGAATCCGATCAGCGTCCGCGGATTCTCGCTGCTCAAGAACCGGCGCAGCCTCGCGGGCTCGCTCGTCGGCGGCATCCCGCAGACTCAGGAGATGCTCGACTTCTGCGCCGCGCACGGCATCGGTGCGGAGATCGAGGTGATCCCGGCCGAGAAGATCAACGAGGCCTACGACCGCGTCGTCGCCAGCGATGTGCGATACCGGTTCGTGATCGACGCGGCCACTTTCTGA
- a CDS encoding endoglycoceramidase I: MCKPGSAFAAVIAASALFLTTGGTAAAQPPSTPATALHAEGTQLVDGYGRTVLLHGVNNVDKDAPYLPPGETLTSRDVDMLVEHGFNTVRLGTSFDALMPARGQIDDAYLDRITGVVDALTARGIHVLLDNHQDGLSKPWGGNGFPAWAIESRPEAWEPNPGFPLYYVMPSMNAGWDEVWNNTHGALDYLGTALGALAARVEGKPGVMGIELMNEPWPGSPFLTCFPNGCPDFDRKYQGAMQKLTDAVRAENPTIPVYWEPNVTWNQMMPSNLFNPPVTPAVAGPDTVFAPHDYCIPSQLAIYLGLPEALRSLCVPQQDLTWSHIDAITARADIPTVVTEFGDGDATVLRNTLARADERFIGWQYWHFGSNNVTDPFLGDVGRQLVRTYPQATAGDPGRMIFDADNGDFAYRYTPRVATRPTEIYVSDLHYPDGYEVQVDGGHVTSAAGARIVTVAADGSGPVTVKVHRPGSPGAEVPDGPISTGSSGSTGSLGSSGSSGSAGSSSSAGS; encoded by the coding sequence ATGTGTAAACCTGGCTCAGCGTTCGCAGCGGTCATCGCGGCGTCCGCGCTCTTCCTCACCACGGGCGGCACGGCCGCCGCGCAACCACCGTCCACGCCCGCGACCGCATTGCACGCCGAGGGGACGCAACTCGTCGACGGCTACGGCCGGACGGTGCTGCTGCACGGTGTCAACAACGTCGACAAGGATGCCCCGTACCTGCCGCCGGGTGAGACCCTCACGTCCCGAGACGTGGACATGCTCGTCGAGCACGGCTTCAACACGGTAAGGCTCGGGACCTCATTCGACGCGCTCATGCCCGCCCGGGGGCAGATCGACGACGCCTACCTCGACCGGATCACCGGAGTGGTCGACGCACTCACCGCGCGCGGCATCCACGTTCTGCTCGACAATCATCAGGACGGGCTCTCGAAGCCGTGGGGCGGCAACGGATTCCCCGCGTGGGCGATCGAGTCGCGGCCGGAGGCATGGGAACCGAATCCCGGCTTCCCGCTGTACTACGTGATGCCGAGCATGAATGCCGGCTGGGACGAGGTCTGGAACAACACGCACGGCGCGCTCGACTATCTCGGCACCGCGCTCGGCGCACTGGCCGCGCGAGTGGAGGGCAAACCGGGCGTGATGGGCATAGAACTCATGAACGAACCCTGGCCCGGCTCGCCGTTCCTGACCTGCTTCCCCAACGGGTGCCCCGACTTCGACCGCAAGTACCAGGGCGCGATGCAGAAGCTGACGGATGCCGTCCGCGCCGAGAATCCGACGATCCCCGTGTACTGGGAGCCGAACGTCACGTGGAACCAGATGATGCCGTCGAATCTGTTCAACCCGCCTGTGACACCAGCTGTCGCCGGCCCCGACACGGTCTTCGCGCCGCACGACTACTGCATCCCCAGCCAACTTGCCATCTATCTCGGGCTGCCCGAGGCCCTGCGCAGCCTCTGCGTCCCACAACAGGACCTCACGTGGTCCCACATCGACGCGATCACTGCGCGCGCCGACATCCCGACCGTGGTCACCGAGTTCGGCGACGGCGACGCGACCGTCCTCCGGAACACCCTCGCGCGCGCCGACGAACGCTTCATCGGCTGGCAGTACTGGCATTTCGGGTCGAACAACGTCACCGACCCGTTCCTCGGCGACGTCGGCCGGCAGCTCGTTCGGACCTACCCGCAGGCCACGGCGGGCGATCCCGGTCGGATGATCTTCGACGCCGACAACGGCGACTTCGCCTACCGGTACACGCCGCGGGTGGCGACGCGGCCCACCGAGATCTACGTCTCCGACCTGCACTACCCCGACGGCTACGAGGTGCAGGTGGACGGCGGACACGTGACGTCCGCGGCCGGTGCCCGCATCGTCACCGTCGCCGCCGACGGCAGTGGACCGGTGACCGTGAAGGTCCACCGGCCCGGGTCGCCGGGGGCCGAGGTGCCGGACGGGCCGATCAGCACGGGATCGTCGGGCAGCACCGGGTCACTCGGTAGTTCCGGGTCATCCGGCAGCGCCGGGTCATCCAGCAGCGCCGGGTCCTAG
- a CDS encoding ABC transporter permease, translating to MPSSSSSTNAVARTRPGQRFDSTTVPRIVLWLFAGALIVAPLVAVVALGLGGNHVGELVDGGIVTAARNSVVSAGLSAVLAVLVATAMALSLDRTDLPGRRVLRLILLSPLLIPPFVGAIAWTGLFGPSGTINKLWTGAFGGPLWNIYGGDGVVFLLTVHSYPMAYLIISAALRKVPGDLEQAARIAGASPWRAALTVTLPLLRPALLAAFTLTAVSNLADFGIPALVGLPERYVTLSTMVYRYIQSGTVDSPLEVVSTIGIALLVLAAAAVCIDRLLSRRAQQLDGPVTEGQLLPLGAARIPTTVAVWVAGLALTLLPIAALATQALLPAPGVPLTWDNLTIDNLVNAVTAPGTLVGVQNSVMLAVGAGVVCAVAGLAVGVLTTRTRNRSNVGLDLVVMLPQAMPGLVIAVGWLIIARYTGLFDTVWVILCAYVTAFVAIVVQAVRGPLTSTPTALEEAARISGASQVRALHDVPWKMAVPAAMTGGVLVALTAVRELTMSVLLVAPGTQTLGVSIFNLQQAGDYNAASALSLIVVAVGTAALGIAASTRHSH from the coding sequence ATGCCCTCGTCAAGTAGTTCGACCAATGCCGTTGCCCGGACCCGTCCCGGGCAACGGTTCGATTCGACGACGGTACCGCGGATAGTCCTGTGGCTGTTCGCGGGCGCCCTCATCGTTGCGCCGCTCGTCGCTGTCGTCGCTCTCGGTCTCGGCGGCAACCACGTCGGTGAACTCGTCGACGGCGGCATCGTCACCGCGGCCCGCAACAGTGTCGTTTCCGCCGGCCTCTCTGCGGTGCTCGCCGTGCTGGTCGCGACGGCGATGGCACTGTCGCTGGATCGCACGGACCTGCCCGGCCGCCGGGTGCTGCGCCTGATCCTGTTGAGCCCGTTGCTCATTCCTCCCTTCGTGGGTGCGATCGCGTGGACCGGCCTGTTCGGGCCCAGTGGCACGATCAACAAGTTGTGGACCGGTGCGTTCGGTGGTCCGCTGTGGAACATCTACGGCGGCGACGGGGTGGTGTTCCTGCTGACCGTGCACTCGTATCCCATGGCCTACCTGATCATTTCCGCGGCGCTGCGCAAGGTGCCGGGCGACCTCGAGCAGGCCGCCCGCATCGCCGGCGCCTCGCCGTGGCGGGCAGCGCTCACGGTGACGCTGCCGTTGCTCCGCCCCGCGCTTCTCGCGGCGTTCACCCTCACCGCCGTGTCGAACCTGGCCGATTTCGGCATCCCGGCCCTCGTCGGCCTGCCCGAGCGCTATGTCACCCTCTCGACGATGGTGTACCGCTACATCCAGTCCGGCACCGTCGACAGTCCCCTCGAGGTGGTGTCGACCATCGGGATCGCGCTGCTCGTGCTCGCCGCCGCTGCCGTCTGCATCGACCGCCTGCTCTCGCGGCGCGCGCAACAGCTCGACGGCCCCGTGACCGAGGGACAGTTGCTGCCGTTGGGCGCCGCCCGGATCCCGACCACCGTCGCCGTGTGGGTGGCGGGCCTCGCCCTGACACTGCTGCCGATCGCGGCGCTCGCGACCCAGGCCCTCCTGCCCGCACCGGGAGTCCCACTGACCTGGGACAACCTCACGATCGACAACCTCGTCAACGCCGTCACCGCGCCGGGAACGTTGGTAGGGGTGCAGAACTCGGTGATGCTGGCAGTGGGAGCGGGTGTCGTGTGCGCGGTCGCCGGACTGGCCGTCGGAGTGCTCACGACGCGGACCCGCAACCGGAGCAACGTCGGCCTCGACCTCGTCGTGATGCTGCCGCAGGCTATGCCGGGACTCGTCATCGCGGTCGGCTGGCTGATCATCGCCCGCTACACCGGCCTCTTCGACACCGTCTGGGTGATCCTGTGCGCCTACGTGACAGCGTTCGTCGCGATCGTGGTCCAGGCGGTCCGGGGGCCGTTGACGTCGACCCCCACCGCGCTGGAGGAGGCCGCCCGGATCTCGGGGGCATCCCAGGTGCGGGCGCTGCACGACGTGCCGTGGAAGATGGCGGTGCCGGCCGCGATGACCGGTGGCGTCCTGGTGGCGTTGACCGCGGTCCGTGAACTCACCATGTCGGTCCTGCTCGTCGCGCCAGGAACCCAGACACTCGGAGTGTCGATCTTCAACCTGCAGCAGGCCGGCGACTACAACGCCGCGTCCGCGCTGTCCCTGATCGTGGTGGCCGTCGGTACCGCGGCCCTCGGTATCGCGGCGTCCACCCGCCATTCCCACTGA
- a CDS encoding polyphosphate kinase 2 family protein, with protein MGADSQSALWTTPAAEALRAGPHTKVAKIDAKTTPGFTGNKADGERMLEERGAALSALQEKLYANGRLGDKRSVLLILQGMDTAGKGGMVRHVIGHVDPQGVDHAAFGVPTPEEKRHHYLWRINKALPRGGQLGVFDRSHYEDVLVVRVHDLVPPEVWRGRYDEINQFERELVYSGTTLVKVAMFVSLDEQKARLAERLERRDKYWKYNPGDVTERALWPQYQQAYQALLDKTSTEYAPWYVVPCDRKWYSRIAVTELLIDALSRLDLDWPEAEFDIDVEKERLARS; from the coding sequence ATGGGAGCGGACTCGCAGAGCGCACTGTGGACCACACCGGCGGCCGAGGCGCTTCGCGCCGGACCGCACACGAAGGTCGCGAAGATCGACGCCAAGACCACCCCGGGCTTCACCGGCAACAAGGCCGACGGCGAGCGGATGCTCGAGGAACGCGGCGCGGCGCTGTCGGCGCTGCAGGAGAAGCTGTACGCCAACGGCCGCTTGGGAGACAAGCGTTCGGTGCTGCTGATCCTGCAGGGCATGGACACCGCGGGCAAGGGCGGCATGGTCCGGCACGTCATCGGCCATGTCGATCCGCAGGGCGTCGACCATGCCGCGTTCGGGGTGCCGACGCCGGAGGAGAAGCGCCACCACTACCTGTGGCGGATCAACAAGGCCCTCCCCCGCGGCGGCCAGTTGGGGGTGTTCGACCGGTCCCACTACGAGGACGTCCTGGTGGTTCGTGTCCACGACCTCGTGCCACCGGAGGTGTGGCGCGGACGCTACGACGAGATCAACCAGTTCGAGCGCGAACTGGTCTACAGCGGCACGACGTTGGTGAAGGTCGCGATGTTCGTCTCGCTCGACGAGCAGAAGGCGCGACTCGCCGAGCGCCTGGAGCGTCGCGACAAGTACTGGAAGTACAACCCGGGCGACGTCACCGAGCGTGCGCTGTGGCCGCAGTACCAGCAGGCGTATCAGGCGCTGCTGGACAAGACGTCCACCGAGTACGCACCGTGGTACGTCGTGCCGTGTGATCGCAAGTGGTACAGCAGAATTGCGGTGACGGAACTGTTGATCGACGCACTGTCCCGGCTCGACCTGGACTGGCCCGAGGCAGAGTTCGACATCGACGTCGAGAAGGAGCGCCTGGCGCGCTCCTGA
- a CDS encoding histidine phosphatase family protein, producing the protein MSGTAVALVRHGRTDWNRTDRLQGSSNVPLDDVGRQQARSAARVLGADGWGAILASPLRRAAETAAIIGLELGLGRAETSELLVERTYGLAEGLTREQALRAWPDGVFPGQESTESLTARGLSALDAIARTQRGEPVIVVAHGALIRATLTALMPAPAPRILNGSVTTLAHTEGRWAVREINLVEA; encoded by the coding sequence ATGAGCGGCACCGCCGTCGCGCTGGTGCGGCACGGCCGCACGGACTGGAACCGCACCGACAGACTGCAGGGGTCGAGCAATGTCCCACTCGACGATGTCGGCCGGCAGCAGGCACGCTCCGCCGCGCGCGTGCTCGGCGCCGACGGTTGGGGCGCGATACTCGCGTCGCCCCTGCGCCGGGCGGCCGAGACCGCCGCGATCATCGGGCTCGAACTCGGGCTGGGACGGGCCGAAACGAGCGAACTCCTCGTCGAGCGAACCTACGGTCTCGCCGAGGGCCTCACCCGGGAGCAGGCGCTGAGAGCGTGGCCGGACGGCGTGTTCCCCGGCCAGGAGTCGACGGAGTCGCTCACCGCCCGAGGCCTGTCCGCGCTCGACGCGATCGCGCGCACGCAGCGGGGCGAGCCGGTGATCGTCGTTGCGCACGGCGCGCTCATCCGTGCGACGCTCACCGCCCTGATGCCGGCCCCGGCACCGCGGATCCTCAACGGTTCGGTGACCACCCTGGCCCACACCGAGGGCCGATGGGCCGTGCGCGAGATCAACCTCGTCGAAGCGTGA
- a CDS encoding ABC transporter ATP-binding protein: MSAISLKGVELAYPNGTVGLRGVDLDVEDGEFVALVGPSGSGKTTLLRTIAGFLRPTAGTVRLGSQVVAGAGRSVPPEGRGLGMVFQQHAIWPHRSVGRNVSYPLEMAGVPRSDRSRKVAGVLDMVGLSGYENRNPATLSGGQRQRVALARALASEPHALLLDEALSALDEPLRDRLRLELRTLTRAASLTVVHVTHDRAEALALADRVVVLDGGAIAQVGTPEELVSQPASTFVARFLSDANLVDGRVGDGCFDADEFPFRVDLTRLGPTTPGRGTLAVLPGDIDLTPATTDGAGIVMSSLFGRDSSDVIVTQHGKDFRCSVRGIRPAVGDRVSLAVRRALFYPAPSEVDGERPTDMSCADALKVSG; encoded by the coding sequence ATGTCCGCGATCTCACTGAAGGGCGTCGAACTGGCGTACCCGAACGGCACCGTAGGACTGCGCGGCGTCGACCTCGACGTCGAGGACGGCGAGTTCGTCGCGCTGGTCGGGCCGTCCGGCTCCGGAAAGACCACGCTGTTGCGGACGATCGCCGGATTCCTCCGTCCCACTGCAGGCACGGTGCGATTGGGTTCGCAGGTCGTCGCCGGCGCCGGTCGTTCGGTGCCCCCGGAAGGACGTGGGCTGGGCATGGTCTTCCAGCAGCACGCGATCTGGCCGCACCGCAGCGTCGGCCGCAACGTCTCCTACCCTCTCGAGATGGCCGGCGTGCCGCGGTCCGACCGGTCCCGGAAGGTGGCGGGCGTGCTGGACATGGTGGGACTCTCCGGATACGAGAATCGTAATCCGGCAACACTTTCCGGTGGACAGCGGCAGCGGGTGGCACTCGCGCGGGCGCTGGCGTCCGAGCCTCACGCCCTGCTGCTCGACGAGGCACTGTCGGCGCTGGACGAGCCGCTGCGGGACCGCCTTCGACTGGAGCTGCGGACCCTGACCCGGGCGGCCTCGCTCACGGTCGTGCACGTGACCCACGACCGCGCCGAGGCCCTGGCGCTCGCCGATCGAGTCGTCGTCCTCGACGGTGGCGCCATCGCGCAGGTCGGGACACCCGAGGAGTTGGTCTCGCAGCCGGCCTCGACGTTCGTCGCGCGTTTCCTGTCCGACGCCAACCTCGTCGACGGACGGGTCGGCGACGGATGCTTCGACGCCGACGAGTTCCCGTTCCGGGTGGATCTCACCAGACTCGGGCCCACAACTCCCGGGCGCGGCACCCTTGCCGTCCTACCCGGCGACATCGATCTCACCCCCGCAACCACGGACGGCGCGGGCATCGTGATGTCCTCACTGTTCGGGCGGGACAGCTCCGATGTCATCGTCACCCAGCACGGCAAGGACTTCCGTTGCTCGGTCCGGGGTATCCGGCCGGCGGTGGGCGATCGGGTGTCGCTCGCGGTACGACGCGCGTTGTTCTACCCGGCACCGTCGGAGGTCGACGGCGAGCGCCCCACCGACATGTCGTGCGCCGACGCTCTGAAGGTCTCGGGATGA